CCAAGGACACCTGAAAGCTGCTGGTCGGTTGGTTCGCTTCATGCGCGAAGTGAAAACCACTGACTTGAACGCACACACTGTCGGCGACGTGGTAAATGTTGATATTTTCCAAATCGGCGAAAAGATTGATGTCGTCGGCACAAGCAAAGGTCGCGGTTTTGCTGGTGTTGTCAAGCGCCACGGGTTCCGTGGTGGCCCAGCAACCCACGGTCAAAGCGACCGTCATCGCGCCCCAGGTTCGATTGGTTCAGGCACCACCCCAGGCCGCGTCTGGAAAAACATGCGTATGGCTGGTCGGATGGGCAATGATCGCGTAACCGTTCAAAATTTGGAAGTGGTAAAAATTGACCTTGAACGCCACGTAATCTTAGTTAAAGGCTCAGTGCCAGGCGCTAAGAATGGTTTGGTGATGGTCTCACGGGCAGCTAAGGCCACGAAGAAATAGGAGTTGACGCATGGAAGCCAAGCTTTATAACCAAGCCGGTCAAGCTATCGGCACGCTTGAGCTGCAAGACTACATCTTCGGCATCGAGCCTAACATTCCCGTGATGCACCAAGCAGTCATTCGCCAACTGGCTAATGCACGTTTGGGCACTCACAGCACCAAGACTCGTGGTGAAGTACGTGGTAGCACGCGCAAGTTGTATCGCCAAAAAGGTACTGGACGCGCTCGCCAAGGCGCTATTCGCGCCCCCCATCACTCAGGTGGTGGTGTTGTTCACGGGCCAAAGCCCCGCAAGTACACCAAAGCTATGCCCCGCAAAATGCGCCGCTTAGCTGTACGCTCGGCACTTTCGGCCAAATACGCTGAAAACCAAATCATTTTCTTAGATGATTTGAGCTTGAATGCACCAAAAACCAAAGACTTCCTGGCTTTGTTGAAAAACTTGCCCTTAGTCGGCGATAAGACGCTGGTGGCATTGGGTGAAAAGAGCGATAACATCACGTTATCAACCAGCAACCTGCCAAACGTCAAGACCTTGTTGGCAGCCTACCTGAATGTTCGGGATCTGTTGACCTACGACACCTTGATTTTGCCCAAGTCGGCACTCAGCGTTGTTGAAACAATTCTGGGCAAAAAGTAGGAGATGCAACCGATGAACGCGCACGATATTATTATTCGCCCCGTCATCACCGAAAAAAATACGGCGTTGATGGAAGAGGGCAAATACACGTTCGAGGTGGCACAAGAAGCCAACAAGCCGATGATCAAGGCTGCTGTGCAACAGATTTTCAACGTCAGTGTGAAAGCTGTTAACACCATGAATGTCAAGGGTAAGTTGAAAGTTCGCCGTACTCGCAATGGCCAACAAAGCGGTTATAGCCGCAGTTGGAAAAAAGCCATCGTTACCTTGGCTCCAGGCGAACGGATCGAAATCTTCGAAGATCTCTAGGAGGTTACGCAGTGGGCATCAAACGCTATAAACCGACATCGCCGGGTCGGCGTGGCATGACCGTCTCGGACTTCGCAGAAATCACGAAGTTCGAGCCAGAAAAGTCGCTTACCGAACCCTTAAAGAAACATGCTGGCCGTAACAATCACGGTCACATTACCACCCGTCACCGTGGTGGTGGCCACAAGCGCCGCTATCGCTTGATCGATTTCAAGCGCAAGAAATTTGATATTCCAGCAAAAGTAGCGGGGATTGAGTACGATCCAAACCGCTCAGCGAATATCGCGTTGTTGCACTACACCGACGGCGAAAAGCGCTATATCATTGCTCCATTGGGCTTGAAAGTTGGCGATATGTTGATGGCTGGCCCCAACGCCGAAATTCGGGTTGGTAACGCCTTGCCATTGGCCAACATCCCAATCGGTTCGCAAATTCACAACATCGAATTGACCCCTGGTCGTGGTGGCCAATTGGTGCGCAGTGCTGGTAACAGTGCCCAATTGATGGCCCGCGAAGGTAACTACGCCACTGTGCGTTTGCCATCTGGCGAAATGCGCATGGTCCATATCAAGTGTATGGCTACCTTGGGTCAAGTCGGCAATGTTGATCACCAAAATATCATGATTGGAAAAGCTGGTCGCAGCCGCTGGTTGGGCCGTCGCCCAGTCGTGCGTGGTTCAGCAATGAACCCTGTTGATCACCCACACGGTGGTGGTGAAGGTCGCGCCCCAACTGGGATGAACCCCAAAACCAAATGGGGCAAGCCAGCAATGGGTAAAAAGACCCGCCACAACCCCCGCACCCAACGCTTTATTGTGCGGACTCGCAAGCAAAAATAATCCCTGGGGAGCGCTTCGTTGTGATGGCGCTCCTCACCTTGGAGCAAGGGCGGCTTGGCCGCCGCTGCACTGGGTTCCGATAACTCGTGCAGCGCCTTCTCCCTCGTGAGTAGTGACAACAACTACTGCAACTAAAGGAAGGAAACGAATGTCTCGTTCAACCAAAAAAGGTCCATTCGTTGATGTTCGGCTCTTGAGCCGCGTTGAAACGATGAATCGTGGCAATGAAAAGCGCCCACTCAAAACGTGGTCACGCGATTCAACCATCTTCCCTCAGATGGTTGGTCATACCATCGCTGTCCATGATGGCCGCCGTCACGTGCCAGTGTATATCACTGAAAACATGGTTGGTCATAAGTTGGGTGAATTCGCGCCGACCCGCACATTCCGTGGGCACGGTGGCAAAAAGGCCGACAAGCGCGGCAAATTAAAGTAAGAGGTGCGCAATGCAAGCTAAAGCCATTCTGCGTAACTTCCGCATGTCGCCGCAAAAAGTTCGGCTGGTTGCCGACCTCGTGCGCGGTAAAAATGTGACGGAAGCGCTGGGGATTTTGCAATATCTGCCCCACAAGGCAGCCCCAGAAATTGCCCGCGTGATCAAGTCGGCCAAGGCCAATGCCGATCACAACTATCAAATGTCACCCGAGGATCTGGTCGTTAAAACGATTATGGTCGATGCTGGTCCAGTGCTCAAGCGCTATATGCCTCGCGCACGTGGCCGTGGTGATCGTATCTTGAAGCGTTCGTCACACATTACCGTGATCGTCGATGACGGCGAAGTCTTGTAGAATATAAAGCATGAATGATGAAGGCATCGTGCAATGATGACCTTCATACTTCATCCTTTAGTTCATCATTATCTTAGGAGGATCTCTTGGGTCGTAAAGTGCATCCGAATGGATTCCGCCTCGGCATCATTAAAGATTGGAAATCGAAGTGGTTTGCCGAACGTAACTATACTGAACAACTGCACCAAGACTTGGCACTGCGTAAATATATCGAAGGTGCCGATGAGTTGAAAAATGCTGGTGTAGCACTTGTTGATATCGAACGCTCAGCCAATCGGGTTGAAGTGACCATCCACACGGCCAAGCCAGGGATTGTCATCGGCAAACGCGGCGCGAACGTCGATACCCTCAAAAACCAAATTGAAAAACTTACAGGCAAAAAGGTGCGCTTGAATATTCAAGAAATTCACCAGCCTGAATTAAATGCTTACCTGGTGGCCGAAAGCGTTGCTGAACAAATCAGCAAGCGGGTTTCACACAAACGTGCCATGAAGCAAGCAACCCAACGAGCCATGCGGCTTGGTGCTCAAGGCATCAAAGTCAAATGCTCAGGCCGTTTGGGTGGCGCTGAAATGAGCCGCTCATTGTGGGAACGTGAAGGTCGTGTGCCGTTGCACACCATCCGCGCAGACATTGACTACGCTTTGGTGCATGCTCACACTACCTATGGCCGAATCGGGGTTAAAGTTTGGATTTATAAGGGCGATGTGCTTGGTCAACGCGAACGCCAATCTGCAACTGCAGCAGCCGATGCGTCAAAAACCAACACTCGTTCGGGCAAGGGGTCGTAAACCATGTTAATGCCCAAGCAGATGAAATATCGCCGCCCACACCGCCCTCGTAACATCAAGGGTATTGCTCAACGCGGCGCAACTGTGGCATTTGGTGATTTTGGTTTGGTCTCACTCGAAGCTGGCTGGATTACCAGCCGCCAAATCGAGTCGGCTCGCCGTACCATCACCAACTATGTGAAGCGGGGCGGTAAAGTTTGGATTCGGATCTTCCCAGATCGTCCAATTACCCAAAAGCCTGCTGAAACACGGATGGGTTCCGGTAAAGGTTCAGTTGAATACTATGTCGCAGTGATCAAGCCAGGTCGCGTGTTGTTCGAATTGAACGGCGTGCCCGAAGATGTGGCCCAAGAAGCACTGCGCCGCGCTGCCCAAAAATTGCCAGTCAAGTGCAAATTCGTAACCAAGGCATCGCAGGAGGTTGGCTCAAATGAAGGCTAGTGAACTGCGCGACATGAGTAACGCTGATTTGGAAAAGTTGATCAACGATAACAAACAAGAGTTGTTCACCATGCGTTTCCAAAAATCAGTTGGCAAATTGACCAACACCGCCCGCGTGCGGTTGTTGAAAAAAGATATCGCCCGCGCCAAAACGGTCATCCACGAACGCACCTTGGTGGCGGAGGGAAATTAATGAACGAGCATTTAGCAACAACTGATAGCCGCAAGCAAAAAGTTGGTCGGGTTGTCAGCACTAAAATGAACAAAACTGTGGTGGTTGCGGTCGATTACCTGCGCCCCCATCCGTTGTATCGCAAAACCGTGCGTCAAACCAGCAAGTTTTACGCCCACGATGAAAACAACGAATGCCATGTAGGCGATACCGTGGTGATCGAAGAAACCCGCCCCTTGAGCAAGCTCAAGCGCTGGCGCGTGGTTGAAATCGCCACCAAAAACCGCCGCGAAGGCTTGAATGTTCTGCGCCAAGACGTAGTAACCGTTGAAGGCGAAACCGAGGAGGCCTCGTCGTGATCCAGCAAGAATCTCGTATGCGGGTTGCCGATAACACAGGCGCAAAAGAGCTGTTGTGTATTCGGGTACTCGGTGGCACCAAGCGCCGTTATGCTAGCGTTGGCGATACGATTATCGCAACCGTTAAGCAAGCGAACCCAGGTGGTTCAGCCAAGAAGGGCGAAGTTGTTCGCGCCGTGATCGTTCGGGTCAAAAAGGGCTATACTCGCCCCGATGGCTCGATGATTCAGTTTGATGATAATGCTGCCGTCATTATCAACCAACAAGGTAACCCTCGCGGCACGCGTATCTTTGGGCCGGTCGCCCGTGAATTGCGCGAAAAGCAGTATATGAAGATCATCTCACTTGCTCCAGAAGTGTTGTAACATTCTTCACGAGCTGTGGTACAATACAACGCTTGTGGGCAACCACATAGCGGTGACACTATGGAGGCAAAACCATGCACGTCAAAAAGGGCGACCGCGTAGTGGTCCTTAGTGGGCGCGAAAAAGGCCGCGAAGGTGTAATCAAGCTGTCTTTGCCCAAAAAAGAACGCGTCGTCGTTGAAAATGTTAATATTGTCAAAAAACACGTTAAGCCAATGGGGAATCGCCAAGGCGGTATCCTCGAAGTTGAAGCAGCTTTGCATGTCTCAAAAGTCATGTTGATCTGCCCAGCTTGTGGCAAACCTTCACGTACTGGCCATCGCGTCAATGACGAAGGCAAAAAAGTCCGTGTTTGCAAACAATGCAATGCCGACGTTGCCTAATTGAGCAAGGTCGAAGACAAATGAGCAATGAACAACCCTTGGTTGCTGACTACTCATTTGGTTGGAACTATCGTATTTGCCATCTGGGCTGGCGCAGTTGTGCCGCAACCGTTTGGTAGCCTTGGTTACCAATGCTGCCGCCGAACCCCAGAAGTGAGGAACCCATGGCACGTCTTAAGGATGTCTATTTGAAGACCGTGGCTCCTGCATTGTTCAAGGACTTTGGTTTTAAGTCCCCAATGCAAGTGCCTCGTATTACCAAGATCGTCATCAACATTGGCTTAGGTGAAGCGTTGCAAAACCCCAAAGCGGTGGAAGCAGCCATCGGCGACTTGACCATGATTGCAGGTCAAAAGCCGGTTGTAACCCGCGCTAAGAAATCGTTGGCAGCCTTCAAACTCCGCCAAGGAATGCCGATCGGCGCAATGGTAACCCTGCGCAACGACCGGATGTACGATTTTTATGATCGTCTGGTCAACTTGGCGTTACCCCGTATCCGCGACTTCCAAGGCTTAAGCCGCAAATCGTTCGATGGTCGCGGGAACTACAGTATCGGTATTCGGGAACAAATCATCTTCCCTGAAATCGAATACGATAAAGTCGATAAAATCCGTGGTCTTGAGGTGGCGATTGTTACCACCGCTCCAAACGACGAACAAGGCTTTGCTTTGTTGAAGGCGTTGGGGATGCCGTTTCGTGACTAGAGTTGGTCAGGCACTACAGCGGTAGTGAACCAACGACTCTTACTGGGAGGCCAAAACAGTCTATGGCTAAGAAATCAATGATCGTCAAGGCGAATCGCGCACCAAAATTTTCAACGCAGGGATACAATCGCTGCAAGCGCTGTGGTCGGCCTCGGGCGTACATGCGAAAATTTGGTATCTGCCGGATCTGCTTCCGCGAGTTGGCATCACAGGGGCTGATTCCCGGTGTAACAAAATCAAGCTGGTAGAACCAGGAGGACGAGCTAGTGAGCGTTAATGATCCAATTGCCGACCTGCTGACACGCATCCGCAACGCGGGTATGGCGCGTCACCAAACGGTGACGATTCCATTGTCGAAAATCAAGCGCGGTATTGCTGAAATTTTGCAAGCCGAAGGCTATATTAAAAGCTTTGAAGTTCAAGAAGGCACACCATTCTCAAACTTGGTGTTGACCTTGAAGTATGCTGCTGACCGCAAGCCAGTAATCACAGGCTTGAAGCGGGTTAGTCGCCCAGGTTTGCGGGTCTACACCAAACGCAACGAGATTCCTCGGGTGCGTAATGGTTTGGGCTTGAGCATTCTTTCAACGCCGAAAGGGTTGATGACTGGCGATGCCGCTTGGAAATCGGGTGTTGGCGGCGAAATTGTTTGTTACATTTGGTAATACTAAACGAGGACAACGGTAGCATTACCGTCATCACTCGTGGAGGAAATGACCCATGTCACGTATCGGTCGTAAACCGATTGAAGTTCCAGCTGGCGTAACTGTGAACGTTGACAGTAATAATCTGGTAACGGTCAAAGGCCCCAAAGGAACCTTGAGCGAATCAATTCGGCCTGAAATTACGGTTACGATCAATGGCGCAACGGTAGATATTACTCGCGTCAACGATAGCCGTCAGGCTCGCGCATTTCACGGTCTCTCACGGACGCTGGTCGCCAATATGGTCGATGGCGTAACCAAGGGCTTTGAAAAAACGCTTGAAATGAATGGTACAGGCTACCGCGCCGTACTTGATGGCAAAACCTTGGTGCTTTCACTTGGCTTCTCGCACCCAGTGCGAGTTGAGCCATACGAAGGCAACAGCTTTGAAGTAGCCGAGCGTCGGGTTGTGATCAAAGGTCCCAACAAGCAAAAAGTTGGCGACCAAGCAGCGAATATTCGTAAGCTGCGTCCACCCGAACCCTACTTGGGCAAAGGCATCAAGTACAGCGACGAAGTGATCCGCCGCAAGGCCGGTAAAGCTGGTAAGAAGTAGGCTGTTGGCGGCGGCGTAGCGTGGTAACACTAACGCGCCGCCTAACCCACCTACAGGAGAAATATAGCAATGTCGAAATTTACATCCCGCGAATTGCGGGCCCGACGGCATCGTCGGCTTCGTGGCCAACTCAGTGGTACGCCCGAGCGCCCACGCTTGAATGTGTTTCGCTCAGGCCTGAATATCTATGCCCAAGTGATCGATGATCTCGCTGGTCATACGCTTGTTTCCGCGTCAACGATCGATACCGAATTACGCGGCAGCCTTGGTGAGCAACGCAAGCTCGAACAAGCACATTCAGTTGGCAAGGCCGTTGCAGAACGTGCTCGCGCCGCTGGGATTACCAAAGTGGTGTTCGATCGCGGTGGCTACAAATATCACGGTCGTGTGAAAGCTGTTGCCGAAGGGGCACGCGAAGGCGGACTTGAATTCTAATCAACTCTGGAGGCAACGTGGCGAAGCGAAATCGAACTGGCGCTGATGAAGTTGAACTGGACGAACGAGTTGTCCAGATCAACCGCGTCGCGAAAGTGGTCAAGGGTGGCCGCCGCTTCAACTTTAGTACCGTCGTAGTCGTTGGCGATGGCAACGGCAATGTCGGGCTAGGGATGGGCAAGGCTTCTGAAGTACCTGAGGCGATCCGTAAGGGCGCTGAATCAGCCAAACGCAATATGATCGCGGTTTCCGTTATCGGAACCACCATTCCACATGAAATTGTGTCAACCTATAAAGCATCAAAAGTGTTGCTCAAGCCAGCCTCGGCTGGTACCGGCGTTATCGCTGGTGGTGGCGTGCGGGCCGTGCTTGAAGCCGCTGGCATCAAGGACGTTCTGACCAAATCATTGGGCAGCAACAACTCAGTCAATGTAGTGCGAGCTACCTTGAAGGCACTTTCTGAATTGCGCACTCCGCAAGAAGAAGGCCGTCGCCGTGGTCGCGCTGCATCGTCATTCCGCCTGAGCGGCCAAAGCCGCGCCGTTATCAGCGGTACGGAGGAGTAACGATGAGCTTGCGTATTACTTATAAAAAGAGTTCAATCGGCTATAGCCAAGCGCAAAAAGATACTGTGCGCTCACTCGGCTTGCGCAAATTGAACCAAGTGGTCGAACTTCCAGATACTCCGGTTGTCCGTGGGATGATCTTCAAGATCAAGCACTTGGTAACTGTCGAGGAAGTGACTGCGACGGAGGCCAAGTAATGAAATTGCATGATCTGAAGCCAGCACCAGGCTCAACTCGCAAAAGCAAGCGCGTTGGTCGTGGTCATGGTTCGGGCAAAGGTAAGACCTCTGGTAAAGGTATGATGGGTCAAAAGGCTCGTTCAGGGCCAAACCCCTACCCACACTTTGAAGGTGGTCAAAATCCTTTAGTCCGCCGGATGCCCTACAAGCGTGGCTTTACCAACCGTTTCCGGGTTGAATATACCGTCGTTAATGTCGGTGATTTGATCGAATGGAACAATGGCGATGTAACGCCAGAAGCACTGCGCGAAGTCGGCTTGATCAAAAACCTCAAGCAACCGATCAAAGTCCTCGGCGATGGCGACCTGAACGTAGCCCTCAAGGTGCGTGTCCACAAGGTTAGCGCCAGCGCTCGCCAAAAAATTGAGGCTGCGGGCGGTTCAGTTGAACTGATTGACGCTGCCGCCTAAACAATGGTGATGCGATGACCTTCTCTTGCGACGGCGTAGCGGGCTTTGCCCAAGGCTACGCCGTTTGCAAATGAAGGTCATTCGTGCATTACACAGGAGAATTCCATGCTTCAAGCTGTGGTCAACGCGCTTAAAATCGCCGAAGTGCGTAAGAAAATTTTGTTCACCATGATGATGCTGGTGATCTTCCGCTTTATCGCGGCTATCCCAGTGCCAGGGGTCGATACAGCCGAACTTGATCGGTTGTTTAATGGTCAGTTGCCGTTGAGCGATTTGGCTAACTTCCTCAACTTGCTCTCGGGTGGGGCTTTGCGGCAGTTCTCAGTCGCAGCCATGGGGGTTTATCCCTACATCACGGCTCAAATTATTATGCAGTTGCTGATTCCGTTGATCCCAGCGCTGGAGCAATTGAGCAAAGAGGGTGAGCAGGGTCGCAATCGTATTCAGCGCTATCAGTATTTCCTCACTGTGCCACTAGCTTATCTCCAAGGCTATGGCCAAATTAAATCCTTGATCAACAGCGGGATTAATTTGTTCGGTACGTTGAATTTCAGCATTACCGAAAACTTCTTCCAAACCTTCTCGATCTTGACGATTATGGTCTCAGGCTCGATGTTCTTGGTTTGGATGGGTGAGTTGATCGATGAACGCGGGATTGGTAATGGTCTCTCGATGATTATCTTCGGCGGGATTGTTACGGCCTTGCCAAGTATGGTCTATCAAGCAATCACCACCTCAAGCTCAGGTAACAACGTGATCGGCGGGATTTTGCTGCTGATCGTGACCTTAGCCACTGTGGTGGGGATCGTGTTGATCACCGAAGGCCAACGCCGCATTCCAGTTCAATATGCCAAGCGCGTGCGTGGCAACAAGGTCTATGGCGGTCAATCAAGCCACTTGCCGTTGAAGGTAAATATGGCTGGGATGATTCCCTTGATCTTCGCCCAAAGCATTTTGATTTTCCCCAGCACCGTTGCTTCCTACTTCTGGAACCCCAATGGTTCGGGCTTTTTCAATGGCGTTGCCAACTTCTTCGTCAACAGCTTTGGCCCGAATGGCTTAGCCTTTACCTTGGCGATGTTTGTGTTGGTATTGCTCTTCACCTACTTCTATGCCTTGGTGATGTTCAACCAACAAAACTTGCCTGAAATGTTGCAACGCAACGGCGGCTTTATTCCAGGCATTCGCCCAGGTCGCAACACCGAAGTCTATTTGACCAAAGTCTTGAACCGCATCACCTTGATTGGCGCGGTTGGCTTGGCGGTGGTTGCAGCCTTGCCTTATTTTGTACAACAAATTACGGGCTTGCAAATTGGCTTTAGCAGCACCGGCTTGTTGATTGTGGTTGGTGTAGCGGTCGATACCATGCGCCAACTCGAAGCTCAAATGATGATGCGCAATTACGAAGGCTTCATCTCGCGCTAAAAAACGCTAACTGCTGTGGGCAGGCGGCGCTATGGCGAACAACGGCGTTCGCCATCCTTTGCTGACTCACCGAGGAGCACTGACCTATGAACATCATTTTGCTTGGTTCGCCTGGAGCGGGCAAAGGAACCCAGGCAACTGAGTTGGAAGCAGCCACCGGCATGAAGCATATTGCCAGCGGTGATATGTTTCGGGCGGCTGTGCGTGAAGGCACACCACTGGGCAAACTCGCTCAATCGTATCTCGATAAAGGCGAGCTTGTGCCCGATGATGTTGTGATTGGCATGGTTTTGGAACGGGTACGCCAACCCGATTGTGAAAATGGGGTGATTTTCGATGGGTTTCCCCGAACACCTCAACAAGCCGAAGCCCTGCAAGCAGCCCTAGCTGAACATAACGATGCGATCAACGCTGTGTTGTTGCTGCATGTCGATAAAGATGTGCTGATTCAACGGGTGATTGGGCGCTGGACTTGCAGAAAATGTCAAGCTGTATATAATACATACTTCCGAGCACCAAAAGTCGAGGGTGTTTGTGATCTCTGCGAAGGCGATTTGTACCAACGCAGCGATGACAACCTTGAGACGATCAACCATCGACTTGATGTTTACGAAGCCCAAACATCGCCATTAATTGCCCATTATCGCACGCAAGGTATCTTGCACGAAATTAATGGTCTCGGCGATATCGACGATATTACTGCACGTATGGTTCAAGCAATTGAATCGGCAAAGCCGTGCTAAATTTGTGGTATAGTAATAGGTACCGATGCAGAAGCATGGGCCGACGGCCTATGCTTCTAGCTTGCTGCGTATGCTATACACCGTCTGCTGGCGTATTGCACAGCCCAGTGACGGATTATCCTTTGGGGCAATTGCGCACCACTCGCAACGCATGCGACCATTGCCACCGCTGATGTGCTAGTTTTAAGGAGTTATATGGCCAAGAAGAAGGATGTCATTGAGGTCGAGGGCGTTATTACTGAGCCACTGCCAAACGCGATGTTTAAAGTAGCGTTGGATAATGGGCTGGAAGTATTAGCACATGTCTCTGGCCGGATTCGGATGAATTATATTCGGATTCTCAAAGGCGATCGCGTGCTAGTCGAACTCTCGCCCTATGATCCGACTCGTGGCCGTATTACTTATCGGTACAGATAACACAC
This portion of the Herpetosiphon gulosus genome encodes:
- a CDS encoding adenylate kinase: MNIILLGSPGAGKGTQATELEAATGMKHIASGDMFRAAVREGTPLGKLAQSYLDKGELVPDDVVIGMVLERVRQPDCENGVIFDGFPRTPQQAEALQAALAEHNDAINAVLLLHVDKDVLIQRVIGRWTCRKCQAVYNTYFRAPKVEGVCDLCEGDLYQRSDDNLETINHRLDVYEAQTSPLIAHYRTQGILHEINGLGDIDDITARMVQAIESAKPC
- the infA gene encoding translation initiation factor IF-1 is translated as MAKKKDVIEVEGVITEPLPNAMFKVALDNGLEVLAHVSGRIRMNYIRILKGDRVLVELSPYDPTRGRITYRYR
- the secY gene encoding preprotein translocase subunit SecY; this encodes MLQAVVNALKIAEVRKKILFTMMMLVIFRFIAAIPVPGVDTAELDRLFNGQLPLSDLANFLNLLSGGALRQFSVAAMGVYPYITAQIIMQLLIPLIPALEQLSKEGEQGRNRIQRYQYFLTVPLAYLQGYGQIKSLINSGINLFGTLNFSITENFFQTFSILTIMVSGSMFLVWMGELIDERGIGNGLSMIIFGGIVTALPSMVYQAITTSSSGNNVIGGILLLIVTLATVVGIVLITEGQRRIPVQYAKRVRGNKVYGGQSSHLPLKVNMAGMIPLIFAQSILIFPSTVASYFWNPNGSGFFNGVANFFVNSFGPNGLAFTLAMFVLVLLFTYFYALVMFNQQNLPEMLQRNGGFIPGIRPGRNTEVYLTKVLNRITLIGAVGLAVVAALPYFVQQITGLQIGFSSTGLLIVVGVAVDTMRQLEAQMMMRNYEGFISR